One window of Brachybacterium ginsengisoli genomic DNA carries:
- a CDS encoding Na+-dependent transporter, whose protein sequence is MHTIESLLGLLIEISVPAFAIASMLSMGLRTPLRSFREQMRDRRTVLAVLGANFVVVPAVGTLLIWLLSDLLPQQTGEGFVIALCAAGAPFVLQLGAMARIPYGETAGPMAVLLLGSIVFMPLVVPFLLRDVSVHGWSVAQLLLGTMLSPMIAGIVIAAVWPHRADLFARIAGGAAAVSAVLMFLSGLGANSGLVLQLLLSPVMLVAAGLVALAFLAGRLSGDLAGDTLTVRDGPAILTSQRNIAAALLVARTGAEDDNGSIVVAILLLSAVGFVMLVPYALVSGAVRRRRDGERITLGVLLGIVGPRSD, encoded by the coding sequence GTGCACACGATCGAATCCCTGCTGGGCCTGCTGATCGAGATCAGCGTCCCCGCCTTCGCGATCGCGTCGATGCTCTCCATGGGCCTGCGCACGCCGCTGCGCTCCTTCCGCGAGCAGATGCGGGATCGCCGCACCGTCCTCGCCGTGCTGGGCGCGAACTTCGTGGTGGTGCCCGCCGTCGGCACCCTGCTGATCTGGCTGCTCTCCGATCTGCTCCCGCAGCAGACGGGGGAGGGGTTCGTCATCGCCCTGTGCGCCGCCGGCGCCCCCTTCGTGCTGCAGCTCGGCGCGATGGCCCGCATCCCCTACGGCGAGACCGCGGGCCCCATGGCGGTGCTGCTGCTGGGCTCGATCGTGTTCATGCCGCTGGTGGTGCCCTTCCTGCTGCGCGACGTCTCCGTGCACGGCTGGTCGGTGGCGCAGCTGCTGCTGGGCACGATGCTCTCCCCGATGATCGCCGGCATCGTCATCGCCGCCGTGTGGCCGCACCGGGCGGACCTCTTCGCGCGGATCGCAGGCGGCGCGGCGGCCGTCTCCGCGGTGCTCATGTTCCTCTCCGGCCTCGGCGCGAACAGCGGCCTGGTGCTGCAGCTTCTGCTCTCCCCGGTGATGCTGGTCGCGGCCGGGCTGGTCGCGCTGGCCTTCCTCGCGGGGCGGCTCTCCGGCGATCTCGCGGGGGACACGCTCACGGTGCGCGACGGTCCCGCGATCCTCACCAGCCAGCGCAACATCGCCGCGGCGCTCCTGGTGGCCCGCACCGGCGCGGAGGACGACAACGGCTCGATCGTCGTCGCGATCCTGCTGCTGAGCGCCGTGGGCTTCGTCATGCTGGTGCCCTATGCGCTGGTCTCCGGGGCGGTGCGCCGGCGTCGCGACGGGGAGCGGATCACGCTCGGCGTGCTGCTGGGCATCGTCGGCCCGCGCTCGGACTGA
- a CDS encoding ABC transporter ATP-binding protein — protein sequence MASLLRILRFTRSLTPLYVAIIVASVLTAVANLTVPFIIGRATDSVASAVGGQVATGDAVRTVLWLAAALLAVELATTVVSNVGGWFGDVMSNRLRTILSVRYYDKLLHLPQRWFDTELTGTIVARLNRSIAEISQFAKMMSNSFATMLITTAAVLGISAYYFWPLAVLLIVVFPIYVWLTSLTSVKWQRLEGEKNSQVDIASGRFAEVIGQIRVVKSFVRERGELADFSRRFRSTDGTTRAQSTHWHSMDVLRRAVLNLIFFGVYAIIFTRTVQGHFTLGEMVLLIQLMSMARQPVESMSWVIDASQRAIAGSKDYFRVMETEVDPRTAAMLAARDEEREQRTPGSAAVGTLEMAPGAPVLAFREVDFAYEDGEDVLHAIDFAVERGEKVALVGESGGGKSTIVNLLLGLYEPREGRVEVGGADTEQLPLDALRSRIGVVFQDASLFSGTIAENIAYGRPGASEEEVADAARRANADTFIRRFPGGYEQLIGERGLKLSGGQRQRIAVARAILKDAPVLVLDEATSALDTKAERQVQKGLDELMEGRTSLIIAHRLSTIASVDRIITLEDGRIDEIGTPAELASSGGIYAELLALQDAGQTKRLARFGITG from the coding sequence GTGGCGTCCCTCCTGCGCATCCTGCGCTTCACCCGCTCCCTCACCCCTCTGTACGTGGCGATCATCGTCGCGTCCGTCCTCACCGCCGTCGCGAACCTCACGGTGCCCTTCATCATCGGCCGGGCCACGGACTCCGTGGCCTCCGCCGTCGGCGGCCAGGTCGCCACCGGCGACGCCGTGCGCACGGTGCTCTGGCTCGCGGCCGCGCTGCTCGCGGTCGAGCTCGCCACCACGGTCGTCTCGAACGTCGGCGGCTGGTTCGGCGACGTCATGAGCAACCGTCTGCGCACGATCCTCTCGGTGCGCTACTACGACAAGCTCCTCCACCTGCCGCAGCGCTGGTTCGACACCGAACTGACCGGCACGATCGTGGCGCGGCTGAACCGTTCGATCGCCGAGATCTCGCAGTTCGCGAAGATGATGTCGAACTCCTTCGCGACCATGCTCATCACCACCGCGGCGGTGCTCGGCATCAGCGCCTACTACTTCTGGCCGCTCGCGGTGCTGCTCATCGTGGTGTTCCCGATCTACGTGTGGCTGACCTCGCTCACCTCGGTGAAGTGGCAGCGGCTCGAGGGCGAGAAGAACTCTCAGGTGGACATCGCCTCGGGCCGGTTCGCCGAGGTGATCGGCCAGATCCGGGTCGTGAAGTCCTTCGTGCGGGAGCGCGGCGAGCTGGCGGACTTCAGCCGCCGCTTCCGCTCGACCGACGGCACCACGCGCGCCCAGTCCACGCACTGGCACTCCATGGACGTGCTGCGCCGCGCGGTCCTGAACCTCATCTTCTTCGGCGTCTACGCCATCATCTTCACCCGCACCGTGCAGGGCCACTTCACGCTCGGCGAGATGGTGCTGCTGATCCAGCTCATGAGCATGGCCCGGCAGCCGGTGGAGTCCATGAGCTGGGTCATCGACGCGTCGCAGCGGGCGATCGCCGGGTCGAAGGACTACTTCCGGGTCATGGAGACCGAGGTGGATCCCCGCACCGCCGCGATGCTCGCCGCGAGGGACGAGGAGCGGGAGCAGCGCACCCCCGGCTCCGCCGCCGTGGGCACCCTCGAGATGGCTCCCGGTGCTCCGGTGCTCGCCTTCCGGGAGGTTGACTTCGCCTACGAGGACGGCGAGGACGTGCTGCACGCGATCGACTTCGCGGTCGAGCGCGGCGAGAAGGTCGCCCTGGTGGGGGAGTCCGGCGGCGGGAAGTCCACGATCGTGAACCTGCTGCTGGGCCTCTACGAGCCGCGGGAGGGCCGGGTCGAGGTGGGCGGGGCCGACACCGAGCAGCTGCCGCTGGACGCGCTTCGCTCCCGGATCGGCGTGGTCTTCCAGGACGCCTCCCTCTTCTCCGGCACCATCGCGGAGAACATCGCCTACGGCCGTCCCGGCGCGAGCGAGGAGGAGGTGGCCGACGCCGCCCGCCGCGCGAACGCGGACACCTTCATCCGTCGCTTCCCCGGCGGCTACGAGCAGCTGATCGGGGAGCGCGGCCTGAAGCTCTCCGGCGGCCAGCGCCAGCGCATCGCCGTGGCCCGCGCGATCCTCAAGGACGCCCCGGTGCTCGTGCTCGACGAGGCGACCTCCGCGCTGGACACGAAGGCGGAGCGGCAGGTGCAGAAGGGCCTCGACGAGCTCATGGAGGGACGGACCTCGCTGATCATCGCGCACCGCCTCTCGACGATC
- a CDS encoding response regulator transcription factor — MIRLVVADDQAILRQGLVALLRLEGDLEVVGEAADGAGTLAAVAEHRPDVLLLDVQMPAGTTAEGGPGPEDGIAVARQLQGADGAPRIIVLTTFGRAGYLRRTMEAGAQGFMVKDTPVEQLVDAIRRVRQGLRVVDPELAAQSLAVGPSPLTAKETEVLQATAAGGTTARIAASLFLSEGTVRNHLSAVIGKLGVTNRAEAVRTASDNGWI, encoded by the coding sequence ATGATCCGCCTCGTGGTCGCCGACGACCAGGCCATCCTCCGCCAGGGGCTGGTGGCGCTGCTGCGGCTGGAGGGTGACCTCGAGGTGGTGGGGGAGGCGGCCGACGGGGCGGGCACGCTCGCGGCCGTCGCCGAGCATCGCCCCGACGTGCTGCTGCTGGACGTGCAGATGCCCGCCGGCACCACCGCCGAGGGCGGCCCCGGCCCGGAGGACGGCATCGCCGTGGCCCGGCAGCTGCAGGGAGCCGACGGAGCACCGCGGATCATCGTGCTCACCACCTTCGGGCGCGCCGGCTATCTGCGCCGCACCATGGAGGCCGGGGCGCAGGGCTTCATGGTCAAGGACACCCCCGTCGAGCAGCTGGTCGATGCGATCCGGCGGGTCCGCCAGGGACTGCGCGTGGTGGATCCGGAGCTCGCCGCCCAGTCCCTCGCCGTCGGCCCCAGCCCGCTGACCGCGAAGGAGACCGAGGTGCTGCAGGCGACCGCCGCCGGGGGCACCACCGCCCGGATCGCCGCGAGCCTCTTCCTCTCCGAGGGCACGGTGCGCAACCATCTCTCGGCCGTGATCGGCAAGCTCGGCGTCACCAACCGTGCCGAGGCCGTGAGGACCGCCTCGGACAACGGCTGGATCTGA